A window of Streptomyces sp. N50 contains these coding sequences:
- a CDS encoding beta-ketoacyl-ACP synthase 3 — protein sequence MVAVVSGVGAARPDLVVRNSHFAYLGISDQWITSRTGIGERRWLGPGERLTGLAVEASALALADAHCAPEDVDLVIAATATPDRVSPGLAPELAWGLGLRGVPAVDLNAACTGFLYALDQAVAQIDAGRRSTVLVCGADAASRIIDPDDRFTAPLFGDAAGAVVVRATGAERCCADCAPAVVLGADGSLGDILYVDRERERLTVHMEGAEVYERAVDAMAESTRQVCAVRGAEPADIDLFVPHQANARIIRSVLRQLRFPAERTVVYVGESGNTSASSIPLSLHRAQLEGRLPSGTRVGMAAFGAGLTWAAALLDWKGCRHTPNGQAP from the coding sequence ATGGTGGCAGTGGTCAGCGGTGTCGGCGCCGCACGGCCGGACCTGGTGGTCCGCAATTCCCATTTCGCGTATCTCGGCATCTCCGATCAGTGGATCACCAGTCGTACCGGCATCGGGGAACGGCGCTGGCTCGGACCCGGAGAACGGCTGACCGGGTTGGCCGTCGAGGCGAGCGCCCTCGCGCTCGCCGACGCTCACTGCGCGCCGGAGGACGTCGACCTGGTCATCGCGGCCACCGCCACCCCCGACCGGGTCTCCCCCGGTCTGGCACCCGAGCTGGCCTGGGGCCTCGGTCTGCGGGGCGTACCCGCGGTCGACCTCAATGCCGCCTGTACCGGCTTTCTCTACGCTCTGGACCAGGCGGTGGCGCAGATCGACGCCGGCCGGAGGTCCACCGTGCTCGTCTGCGGTGCCGACGCGGCCTCCCGGATCATCGACCCGGACGACCGCTTCACCGCACCGCTGTTCGGGGACGCGGCCGGCGCGGTCGTCGTCCGGGCCACCGGTGCCGAACGCTGCTGTGCCGACTGCGCTCCCGCCGTCGTGCTGGGGGCGGACGGCTCCCTGGGGGACATCCTGTACGTGGACCGGGAGCGGGAGCGCCTCACGGTGCACATGGAAGGCGCCGAGGTCTACGAGCGAGCCGTCGACGCCATGGCCGAAAGCACTCGCCAGGTCTGCGCCGTACGGGGAGCGGAGCCGGCGGACATCGACCTGTTCGTGCCGCACCAGGCCAACGCGCGGATCATCAGGTCGGTGCTGCGCCAGTTGCGGTTCCCCGCGGAGCGCACCGTGGTGTACGTCGGAGAGTCCGGCAACACGTCGGCGTCCTCGATACCGCTGTCCCTGCACCGTGCTCAGCTGGAGGGACGACTGCCGAGCGGCACCCGCGTGGGCATGGCCGCCTTCGGAGCCGGCCTGACCTGGGCCGCCGCCCTCCTCGACTGGAAGGGATGCCGGCACACGCCGAACGGTCAGGCGCCGTAG
- a CDS encoding MbtH family protein: protein MTNPFDNPDSTYLVLVNDEGQHSLWPSFVAVPDGWRVAHAEASRQDCLDYVERTWTDLRPRSLVDGMAGSGG, encoded by the coding sequence GTGACCAACCCCTTCGACAACCCTGACAGCACCTACCTCGTCCTCGTCAACGACGAGGGCCAGCACTCCCTGTGGCCGTCCTTCGTCGCGGTGCCGGACGGCTGGCGGGTCGCCCACGCGGAGGCCTCCCGGCAGGACTGCCTGGACTACGTGGAGCGGACCTGGACGGATCTGCGGCCCAGGAGCCTGGTCGATGGGATGGCCGGTTCCGGCGGGTGA
- a CDS encoding zinc-binding dehydrogenase, giving the protein MKAVYAERPCPDDPLAVLRFGERPEPEPPDEDWTVVTVRSAGLNHHDLWTLRGSGVPAHRYPLTLGVECAGTDESGRPVIVHGMVYGREFLGHPVRDPEWTMLGEGRPGTFAERVAVPRHTLIPKPPQLSFAEAGAITGTWLTAYRMLFTRAGLLPGQTVLVQGSGGGLSTALIRLGRAAGLRIWATSRDEWKRELATELGADQVFAAGAPLPERVDAVMESVGRETWAHSLRSVRAGGCVVVAGATTGALPPAHLTRIFWNELRVLGVMCGTMEELRGLLTFMVAHGLRPYIHREFPAEHGVEGFRLLARGQIGGKIVLNW; this is encoded by the coding sequence ATGAAGGCGGTCTACGCCGAGCGTCCCTGCCCCGACGACCCGCTGGCCGTGCTGCGGTTCGGTGAACGCCCGGAGCCCGAACCGCCCGACGAGGACTGGACGGTGGTGACGGTGCGGTCCGCCGGACTCAACCACCACGATCTGTGGACCCTGCGCGGATCGGGCGTGCCGGCGCACCGGTACCCGCTGACACTCGGCGTGGAGTGCGCCGGAACGGACGAGTCCGGCCGTCCCGTCATCGTGCACGGCATGGTCTACGGCCGTGAGTTCCTCGGACATCCCGTGCGCGATCCGGAGTGGACGATGCTGGGCGAGGGGCGGCCGGGCACCTTCGCGGAGCGGGTCGCGGTGCCCCGGCACACGCTGATCCCGAAGCCGCCGCAGCTGAGCTTCGCCGAGGCGGGTGCGATCACCGGTACCTGGCTGACGGCGTACCGCATGCTGTTCACCCGAGCCGGACTGCTCCCCGGCCAGACGGTGCTCGTGCAGGGCAGCGGAGGAGGCCTGTCGACCGCTCTGATCCGGCTGGGCCGGGCAGCGGGGCTGCGGATATGGGCCACCTCACGCGACGAGTGGAAGCGCGAACTCGCGACCGAGCTGGGCGCGGACCAGGTGTTCGCCGCGGGTGCGCCGCTGCCGGAGCGTGTGGACGCCGTGATGGAGAGCGTCGGCCGGGAAACCTGGGCACACAGCCTGCGCTCGGTGCGGGCCGGTGGCTGCGTGGTGGTGGCGGGGGCGACGACCGGAGCGCTGCCGCCGGCGCACCTGACCCGGATCTTCTGGAACGAACTGCGGGTGCTCGGGGTGATGTGCGGAACCATGGAGGAGCTGCGCGGACTGCTGACGTTCATGGTCGCCCACGGCCTGCGGCCGTACATCCACCGCGAGTTCCCCGCCGAGCACGGCGTCGAGGGATTCCGCCTGCTGGCCCGGGGCCAGATCGGCGGAAAGATCGTCCTGAACTGGTGA
- the uppS gene encoding polyprenyl diphosphate synthase — MRRVRRLLYRLYEGRIQRRLARGPLPRHVAIIMDGNRRWARRAGLVNPSLGHQHGAEHVEEVLDWCSAAGIRHVTIFAASTENLSNRSSAEMDFLMGVIERVVDEHLTRPSSLWRLRIAGDLDLIRDSTARTLKSAEETTSTCATGHHLTVAIGYGGRQELLDAFRAWIDAETESGTPASELSDRLSADAIAAHLYTSGQPDPDLVIRTSGEQRLSGFLLWQTAYSELYFCDVYWPAFRHVDFLRALRAYAARQRRYGA, encoded by the coding sequence GTGAGGCGTGTGCGCCGACTGCTCTACCGGCTCTACGAAGGCCGAATCCAACGCCGGCTCGCCAGGGGGCCGTTGCCCCGCCATGTCGCCATCATCATGGACGGAAACCGGCGTTGGGCTCGACGGGCAGGTCTGGTGAACCCGAGCCTGGGCCACCAGCACGGCGCGGAACACGTCGAGGAGGTCCTCGACTGGTGCTCCGCCGCGGGCATCCGACACGTCACCATCTTCGCCGCCTCCACAGAGAACCTCAGCAACCGCTCCTCGGCCGAGATGGACTTCCTGATGGGCGTCATCGAGCGGGTCGTCGACGAGCACCTCACACGGCCGTCCAGCCTGTGGCGGCTGCGCATCGCGGGCGACCTGGACCTCATCCGCGACTCCACGGCACGTACGCTCAAATCCGCCGAGGAGACCACCAGCACCTGTGCCACCGGCCACCACCTCACGGTCGCCATCGGCTACGGCGGACGCCAGGAACTGCTGGACGCCTTCCGCGCCTGGATCGACGCCGAGACGGAGTCGGGCACACCGGCCTCGGAGCTGTCCGACCGTCTCAGCGCCGACGCCATCGCCGCACACCTGTACACGAGCGGCCAGCCCGACCCGGACCTCGTCATCCGCACCAGCGGGGAACAGCGGCTGTCCGGGTTCCTGCTGTGGCAGACGGCGTACTCCGAACTGTATTTCTGCGACGTCTACTGGCCGGCCTTCCGGCACGTCGACTTCCTGCGGGCCCTGCGCGCGTACGCCGCGCGCCAACGACGCTACGGCGCCTGA
- a CDS encoding cytochrome P450, translated as MSSDAATTAQIPDLSDPLLYERGEALAVWRRLRREHPVCQVVRPGGVPFWAVLSYDLVVKVLSQPTVFSSTGGMRLDADETATAAGAGRMMVISDPPRHGKIRRIMGSAFTPRTVRRLEVNMRTTVTELLRGALAGGTCEFTEVAARLPLSVICDLLGVPRADWDFMLSRTMTAFGVGDRSGDTDAAAAAVAHTELFQYYDELMRERRRSPRDDIISALVHGTIDGEPLTSTEVVLNCNGLISGGNETTRHATLGGLLAFIENPDQWTLLRERPELLPGAVQEVLRYTSPAMHLLRTAAEDAEIGGERIRAGDRITLWLASANRDEQVFADPDVFDVSRTPNRHLTFAHGPHHCIGAALASTELTIMFEELTRRVERAELAGPVRRMRSNLIGGLESLPVSLTPANTSRTTEGRT; from the coding sequence ATGTCCTCCGATGCCGCTACCACGGCCCAGATACCCGATCTCTCCGATCCCCTGCTGTACGAGCGCGGAGAGGCGCTCGCGGTGTGGCGCCGCCTGCGCCGAGAACACCCCGTGTGCCAGGTCGTCCGTCCGGGGGGAGTCCCGTTCTGGGCGGTCCTCTCCTACGACCTCGTCGTGAAGGTCCTGTCCCAGCCGACGGTCTTCTCCTCCACGGGCGGCATGAGACTGGACGCGGACGAGACGGCCACGGCCGCCGGCGCGGGCAGGATGATGGTGATCTCCGATCCGCCACGGCACGGCAAGATCCGGCGCATCATGGGTTCCGCCTTCACCCCGCGCACGGTCCGCAGGCTGGAGGTCAACATGCGGACCACGGTGACCGAGCTGCTGCGGGGTGCGCTGGCGGGCGGGACCTGCGAGTTCACGGAGGTCGCGGCACGGCTGCCGCTCTCGGTCATCTGCGATCTGCTGGGAGTGCCCCGTGCCGACTGGGACTTCATGCTGAGCCGGACCATGACCGCGTTCGGCGTGGGCGACCGGTCCGGTGACACGGACGCGGCGGCCGCCGCCGTGGCCCACACCGAACTCTTCCAGTACTACGACGAGTTGATGCGCGAGCGGCGCCGCTCGCCCCGGGACGACATCATCAGCGCCCTGGTGCACGGCACGATCGACGGAGAACCGCTGACCAGTACGGAGGTGGTGCTCAACTGCAACGGCCTGATCTCCGGCGGCAACGAGACGACCCGACACGCCACGCTGGGCGGTCTCCTCGCCTTCATCGAGAACCCGGACCAGTGGACACTGCTGCGCGAGCGGCCCGAGCTGCTGCCCGGTGCCGTACAGGAGGTGCTGCGGTACACCTCGCCGGCGATGCATCTGCTGCGCACCGCGGCCGAGGACGCCGAGATCGGCGGTGAGCGGATCCGTGCCGGGGACCGGATCACCTTGTGGCTGGCCTCGGCCAACCGGGACGAACAGGTCTTCGCCGACCCCGACGTCTTCGACGTCTCCCGCACGCCCAACCGGCATCTGACCTTCGCGCACGGCCCGCACCACTGCATCGGTGCCGCGCTGGCCTCCACCGAGCTGACCATCATGTTCGAGGAGCTGACCCGTCGGGTCGAGCGGGCCGAACTGGCCGGTCCGGTCCGTCGGATGAGATCCAACCTCATCGGCGGCCTGGAGTCCCTGCCCGTTTCGCTGACCCCCGCGAACACATCACGCACGACGGAAGGACGGACGTGA
- a CDS encoding thioesterase II family protein, translating into MVSPPLRGGGAGPGEVSLFCLPHAGAGPVAFREWSTLLDPRIEVVPVQYPGRPPRLAEPPETSLKRLAMRLAGPVAERAADVPYALFGHSMGALVAYEVACALTRLGRPPVRLLVSGQTAPHLYRPTRVHALSDDGLVDHISRLEGTPKDVLANPSLLELLLPVLRADFALCESYVYTDTPLLGAGITVLGGTDDPGVDPELLDRWGDLTEGGCDVRVFPGGHFYLVEQQLSVLELIGPAVGVTDVPTPADRRETERRGGVR; encoded by the coding sequence GGGGCGGGGCCCGTCGCCTTTCGGGAATGGAGCACCCTGCTCGATCCGCGCATCGAGGTGGTTCCGGTGCAGTACCCCGGACGGCCGCCACGGCTGGCCGAGCCGCCGGAGACATCCCTCAAACGCCTTGCGATGCGACTGGCCGGCCCGGTCGCGGAACGGGCCGCCGACGTGCCGTACGCGCTCTTCGGGCACAGCATGGGCGCGCTCGTGGCCTATGAGGTGGCCTGTGCGCTGACCCGGCTGGGGCGGCCGCCCGTACGACTGCTGGTGTCGGGACAGACAGCCCCGCACCTCTACCGCCCCACGCGCGTGCACGCGTTGTCCGACGACGGGCTGGTCGACCACATCAGCCGGCTGGAGGGCACACCGAAGGACGTGCTGGCCAACCCCTCCCTGCTGGAGCTGTTGCTGCCCGTCCTGCGGGCCGACTTCGCGCTGTGCGAGAGCTACGTGTACACGGACACGCCCCTCCTGGGGGCCGGCATCACCGTTCTCGGCGGCACCGACGACCCGGGCGTGGATCCCGAACTGCTCGACCGCTGGGGCGACCTGACCGAGGGCGGGTGCGACGTCCGGGTCTTTCCGGGCGGCCACTTCTACCTCGTCGAACAGCAGCTGTCCGTGCTGGAGCTGATCGGGCCGGCGGTCGGAGTCACCGATGTCCCGACACCTGCCGACCGGCGGGAGACCGAACGACGAGGGGGTGTGCGCTGA
- a CDS encoding enoyl-CoA hydratase/isomerase family protein, whose protein sequence is MSDGVAVLSLDRPRTGNALTLEMLRDLGTAVTGLRDDAAVRVVVLTGAGRDFCLGGSLDELAGLAGDLRARADRSAEEVPAPVRALAEVVLGLAALECPVIAAVNGQAAGAGFSLALACDLRIASARSAFNFAYGALGCSTDGAMSWFLPRVVGLSQALPLLLEQPVLRAAAALRIGLVSAVVPADDLMSVALHRARALARAAPHSVRTAKSLAHQALSLPLAEHLRREHEDFVRGLGTRDVQRGLNARESGNWPEFHGN, encoded by the coding sequence GTGTCGGACGGCGTCGCGGTGCTCTCACTGGACCGGCCGCGGACAGGGAACGCCCTGACGCTCGAGATGCTGCGCGACCTCGGGACGGCGGTGACCGGGTTGCGCGACGACGCCGCGGTGCGCGTGGTGGTGCTCACCGGTGCCGGACGCGACTTCTGCCTCGGCGGCTCGCTCGACGAGCTGGCGGGACTTGCCGGGGACCTCCGCGCCCGTGCCGACCGGTCCGCCGAGGAGGTCCCGGCACCCGTGCGGGCTCTGGCCGAGGTCGTCCTCGGCCTGGCCGCACTGGAATGCCCGGTGATCGCGGCGGTGAACGGCCAGGCGGCCGGCGCGGGGTTCTCGCTCGCGTTGGCATGCGATCTGCGCATCGCCTCGGCACGGAGCGCCTTCAACTTCGCCTACGGCGCGCTGGGTTGCTCGACGGACGGTGCGATGTCCTGGTTCCTGCCCCGGGTGGTCGGACTGTCCCAGGCGCTGCCGCTGCTCCTGGAACAGCCGGTGCTGCGGGCCGCCGCCGCACTGCGGATCGGTCTGGTCTCGGCTGTCGTCCCGGCCGACGACCTGATGTCGGTCGCTCTCCACCGGGCCCGGGCCCTGGCGCGAGCGGCCCCCCACTCCGTCCGCACCGCGAAGTCCCTGGCCCACCAGGCGCTTTCACTACCCCTGGCGGAACACCTGCGACGGGAACACGAGGATTTCGTCCGGGGACTCGGGACACGAGATGTGCAACGCGGCCTGAATGCCCGGGAGTCCGGGAACTGGCCGGAATTCCACGGCAATTGA